The nucleotide window GCAGATATCGACCGCTTAGTTGCAGGACTGCGCTCAGCGAAGGAGTATTTCAACGATGTCTTTTAATAATTTAGATCAGCTATATCGTTCTGTTATTATGGAACATTATAAAAACCCTCGTAACAAAGGGATTTTACAAGAAAATAACGTCACAATCGATATGAATAACCCTACTTGTGGTGACCGCATTCATTTAACATTAAAATTGACTGACGGTATTGTAGAGGACGCGAAATTTGATGGTGAAGGCTGCTCGATTTCCATGTCCTCTGCATCGATGATGACACAAATCATCAAAGGAAAAAAACTTGAAGAGGCGTTAGAGCTAGCAGATATTTTCTCAAAAATGATGCTTGGTGAAGAGTACGACCTAGACAAATATGACTTAGGTGATGTAGAAGCGCTACAAGGCGTGTCGCAATTCCCAGCTCGCATTAAATGTGCAACATTGGCTTGGAAAGCAATGGAAAAGGGTGTAAAAAGCGAAGCGCAATAATTGTAATGAACGGAGGAGAACTAA belongs to Lysinibacillus louembei and includes:
- the sufU gene encoding Fe-S cluster assembly sulfur transfer protein SufU — protein: MSFNNLDQLYRSVIMEHYKNPRNKGILQENNVTIDMNNPTCGDRIHLTLKLTDGIVEDAKFDGEGCSISMSSASMMTQIIKGKKLEEALELADIFSKMMLGEEYDLDKYDLGDVEALQGVSQFPARIKCATLAWKAMEKGVKSEAQ